In Heyndrickxia vini, the sequence ACTTATAAAATAATAGCTCGTCATGTGAAAATTGTGGTTTTTATAGAAAACCCTTTTTCTTTTTGTCTTATGTCAGTCTGGTTGTCCTGCCATTAGACATAATAGACGCAACCAAAACGCTTGATTTGAGGGGTGAATTTAGTTGACAGGTCAACTTGTTCAGTATGGACGACACCGCCAACGCAGAAGTTTTGCGCGTATTAGCGAAGTTCTAGAATTACCAAATCTTATTGAAATTCAAACCTCTTCGTATCAATGGTTTCTTGATGAGGGTTTGAGAGAAATGTTCCAAGACATTTCGCCTATTGAAGATTTCGCTGGAAATCTATCTTTAGAATTTATTGATTATAGTCTCGGGGAACCAAAATACTCTGTTGAAGAATGTAAAGAGCGTGATGTTACGTATTCTGCATCTCTTCGAGTAAAAGTTCGTCTTGTTAACAAAGAGACTGGTGAAGTAAAAGACCAAGATGTATTTATGGGTGATTTCCCGTTAATGACAGAAACAGGAACATTTATCATTAATGGAGCAGAACGGGTTATTGTATCACAACTTGTTCGTTCGCCAAGTGTGTATTTTAATGGAAAAATGGATAAAAACGGAAAGCAAGGGTTTGGTGCAACTGTTATTCCAAACCGTGGTGCTTGGCTCGAATACGAAACAGATGCAAAAGACGTAGTTTATGTACGTATTGATCGTACAAGAAAATTACCTGTAACTGTTCTTTTGCGTGCACTCGGGTTCGGCTCTGATCAAGAAATCATCGATCTATTAGGAGATAACGAGTACATTCGTAATACGCTTGAAAAGGATAATACGGAAAGTACAGAAAAGGCGTTATTAGAAATCTATGAACGTCTACGTCCGGGTGAACCTCCAACAGTAGAAAACGCAAAGAGTTTGTTAGTATCACGCTTTTTTGATCCAAAACGCTATGATTTAGCAAATGTTGGACGTTATAAAATTAATAAAAAGTTACATTTGAAAAACCGCCTATTTGGTCAGAGATTAGCAGAGACGCTAGCGGATCCTGAAACGGGTGAAATTATCGCAGAAGAGGGAACTACTCTTGACCGTCGTACATTAGATAAAATCTTACCGAATTTGGAAAACGGAACTGGTTTTAAAGTCTATCCACAAGTTGGTGGTGTGGTAGAGGATGATATCGTTCTTCAATCCATAAAAATCTATGCTCCGATTGACGACGGAGAAAAGATAATCAATGTAATCGGAAATGCTAACGTAGATGTGAGTGTAAAAAATATTACACCAGCAGATATTATTTCTTCCATTAGCTATTTCTTTAATTTATTGCATGGTGTTGGTATTACAGATGATATCGATCACTTAGGTAATCGTCGATTACGCTCTGTTGGTGAATTGTTGCAGAATCAATTCCGTATTGGGTTATCTCGTATGGAAAGAGTCGTACGTGAAAGAATGTCCATCCAGGATATTAACACAATCACACCGCAACAATTAATTAACATTCGTCCGGTTATCGCGGCTATTAAAGAATTCTTTGGTAGTTCACAGCTTTCGCAATTTATGGATCAAACCAATCCGTTAGCAGAATTAACACATAAACGTAGACTTTCCGCGTTAGGACCTGGTGGTTTAACTCGTGAACGTGCAGGCATGGAAGTACGTGACGTTCACTACTCCCATTATGGTCGTATGTGTCCAATTGAAACGCCTGAGGGACCAAACATTGGTTTGATTAACTCGCTTTCATCATATGCGAAAGTAAATCCATATGGATTTATCGAAACGCCTTACCGCCGCGTTGATCCTGAAACTGGAAAGTTAACAGATCACATTGATTATTTGACAGCGGATGAGGAAGACAATTACATTGTTGCACAGGCAAATTCCAGAATTGCGGATGATGGCTCATTTGTCGATGATGAAGTTATTGCTCGTTTTAGAGGTGAAAATACTGCTTTTAAACGTGACCGTATTGATTATATGGACGTATCACCTAAACAAGTAGTTTCTGCTGCGACTGCATGTATCCCATTCTTAGAAAATGACGATTCAAACCGTGCGTTAATGGGAGCGAACATGCAACGTCAAGCAGTGCCTCTAATGCAGCCAGAAGCTCCAATTGTTGGTACAGGTATGGAACATGTTTCTGCTAAAGACTCTGGTGCGGCTGTAATTTGTAAACATGATGGAATTGTTGAACATGTTGAAGCACGTGAAATTTGGGTACGTCAAGTTAAAGACGTTGATGGCCAAGAAGTTAAAGGTGATTTAAATAAATATCGCCTACAAAAATTTATTCGTTCAAACCAAGGAACATGCTACAACCAACGTCCAATTGTTAGTGTTGGAGATCGTGTTACAAAAGGCGAAGTACTTGGTGACGGACCTTCTATGGAAAAAGCAGAACTAGCACTAGGTCGAAATGTTCTAGTAGCATTTATGACTTGGGACGGCTACAACTATGAAGATGCCATTATCATGAGCGAAAGACTTGTTAAAGATGATGTTTACACATCTATCCATATAGAAGAATATGAATCTGAAGCCCGAGATACGAAACTAGGGCCAGAAGAAATGACACGTGATATTCCTAACGTTGGGGAAGACGCTTTACGTAACCTAGATGAACGTGGAATTATCCGTGTTGGAGCAGAAGTAAAAGACGGAGATCTGCTAGTCGGTAAAGTAACGCCAAAAGGTGTGACGGAACTTACAGCTGAAGAACGTTTATTACATGCAATTTTTGGTGAAAAAGCGCGTGAAGTGCGTGATACATCACTGCGTGTACCTCATGGTGGGGAAGGAATTGTCTTAGATGTTAAAGTCTTTAACCGTGAAGATGGAGACGAACTTCCACCGGGTGTTAATCAGCTAGTGCGTGTATACATTGTACAAAAACGTAAAATTCATCAAGGGGATAAAATGGCGGGACGCCACGGTAACAAAGGGGTAATTTCCCGTATTCTCCCTGAAGAAGATATGCCATTCTTACCTGATGGTACACCGGTAGATATTATGTTAAATCCGCTAGGGGTTCCTTCTCGTATGAATATCGGTCAGGTCCTTGAATTACATTTAGGTATGGCAGCGAGATATCTAGGTATTCATGTAGCAACCCCAGTTTTTGATGGTGCTACAGAAGAAGATGTTTGGGAAACAATTGAAGAAGCTGGAATGGCGAATGATGCGAAAACAATCCTCTATGATGGTCGAACTGGAGAACCGTTTGATAATCGTGTATCAGTTGGTATCATGTATATGATTAAATTGGCACACATGGTAGATGATAAGCTTCACGCACGTTCGACTGGACCGTATTCACTTGTTACTCAACAGCCACTTGGTGGTAAAGCACAATTCGGTGGACAACGTTTTGGTGAGATGGAGGTATGGGCGCTTGAAGCATATGGTGCAGCCTATACACTACAAGAAATCTTAACAGTTAAGTCTGATGACGTTGTAGGTCGTGTGAAAACTTATGAAGCTATTGTAAAAGGTGAAAATGTTCCTGAACCAGGTGTTCCAGAATCATTTAAAGTATTGATTAAGGAATTACAAAGTTTAGGTATGGATGTCAAGATTCTTTCTAGTGATGATCAAGAAATTGAAATGCGAGACTTAGAAGATGAAGATGATGTAAATCAAGCTGACACTTTAAACATTGCACCTGAGTCTAGAGAAGAATCAGAAATTGTTGCCTCGAAGGAATAACTCCTTTTAGACGATTTGAAATATATATTCAAAAATGATTAATGTTGCTCTAGCGCCAAGCCCCTTAGGTTTCGTCTCATGGAGGTAGGCCTAAGGTGGAAGGCGCTAGTTGTATTTCTTCGGGTAAAACTTGTAGACGAAAAGGGAGGTAGACCCTTGATAGATGTAAATAATTTTGAGTATATGAAAATTGGTCTTGCTTCACCAGATAAAATCCGCTCTTGGTCTTTTGGAGAAGTAAAAAAACCAGAAACAATTAATTATAGAACTTTGAAACCTGAAAAAGACGGTCTATTTTGTGAACGGATATTTGGTCCACAAAAGGACTGGGAATGTCATTGTGGAAAGTATAAGCGTGTACGTTATAAAGGTGTAGTATGTGACCGTTGTGGTGTTGAAGTTACTCGTTCAAAAGTCCGTCGTGAACGTATGGGCCATATTGAACTTGCTGCGCCAGTTTCACATATATGGTATTTCAAAGGAATTCCAAGTCGTATGGGCCTTGTATTAGATATGTCCCCGCGCGCATTAGAAGAAGTCATCTATTTTGCTTCCTATGTGGTAACTGAAACAGGAGATACCCCATTGGAAAAGAAACAACTTCTTTCTGAAAAAGAATATCGTGCATATCGCGAAAAATACGGTAATAAGTTCCAGGCATCAATGGGTGCAGAAGCTGTGAAAAAACTTCTTCAAGATATTGATGTAAACAAAGAAGTAGATATGTTAAAAGAGGAGCTTAAAACAGCTCAAGGACAACGTCGTACGAGGGCGATTAAACGATTAGAAGTTCTAGAAGCATTCCGTCACTCCGGAAACGAACCAGACTGGATGATTTTAGACGTTCTGCCTGTTATCCCACCTGAATTAAGACCAATGGTTCAATTAGAAGGTGGTCGTTTCGCTACTTCTGATTTAAACGACTTATATCGCCGAGTGATCAATCGTAATAATCGTTTAAAACGTCTATTAGATTTAGGTGCCCCTAGCATTATTGTGCAAAACGAAAAACGTATGCTTCAAGAAGCTGTAGATGCCTTAATTGATAATGGACGTCGTGGTCGTCCTGTAACAGGGCCGGGAAATCGTCCGCTTAAATCCCTTTCACATATGTTAAAAGGAAAACAAGGACGTTTCCGTCAAAACCTTCTTGGTAAACGTGTAGACTACTCCGGTCGTTCCGTAATCGTCGTTGGACCAAGTTTAAAAATGTATCAATGTGGTCTTCCGAAAGAAATGGCCCTTGAACTATTCAAACCTTTTGTGATGAAAGAGCTTGTTGAAAAAGGTTTGGCTCATAATATTAAAAGTGCAAAACGTAAAATTGAGCGTGTACAGCCAGAAGTTTGGGATGTTTTAGAGGAAGTAATCAGAGAACACCCAGTATTATTGAACCGTGCACCAACTTTGCACAGATTAGGTATTCAAGCATTTGAACCAACACTTGTTGAAGGACGTGCAATTCGTCTGCATCCACTTGTTTGTACGGCATATAATGCAGACTTCGATGGTGACCAAATGGCGGTTCACGTACCTCTTTCTGCTGAAGCACAAGCAGAGGCACGACTACTAATGCTAGCTGCCCAAAACATTCTTAATCCAAAGGATGGTAAACCAGTCGTAACACCTTCTCAAGATATGGTATTAGGTAACTACTACTTAACATTAGAGCGTGAAGGTGCGGTTGGAGAAGGTAAAATCTTTAAAGATATTAATGAAGCTTTACTTGCCTATCAAAATGGTTATGTTCATTTGCATACACGTATTGCGGTACATGCAAGTTCAGTTAATAATCAAACTTTTACCGAAGAACAAAAAACGAAACTTCTCATCACAACTGTGGGTAAATTAATTTTCAACGAAATTTTACCTGAATCATTCCCTTATATGAATGAGCCAACAAAAATGAATTTGGAAGAAAAAACTCCAGAGAAATACTTTGTGGATACAGATGTCGATGTGAAGGAACATATTAGCAAACAACCAGTTATCAAGCCGTTTATTAAAAAGTTTCTTGGAAATATCATTGCAGAAGTCTTTAAACGTTTCCAAATAACCGAAACATCAAAAATGCTTGACCGTATGAAAGATTTAGGATTTAAATACTCTACCAAAGCTGGAATCACGGTTGGTGTAGCTGATATCGTGGTATTAGGTGAAAAAGAGCATATTTTAACAGATGCTCAAAGTAAAGTTGATAATGTTATGAAGCAATTCAGACGTGGTTTAATTACTGAAGACGAACGATATGATCGAGTAATCTCTATCTGGAGTGCTGCAAAGGATACTATTCAAGGAAAACTAATGGAATCACTTGATAAACGAAATCCAATCTTCATGATGAGTGACTCTGGTGCCCGTGGTAACGCATCAAACTTTACACAGTTAGCAGGTATGCGTGGATTGATGGCCAACCCGGCAGGTCGTATCATCGAATTGCCAATTAAATCAAGTTTCCGTGAAGGATTAACTGTATTGGAATACTTTATCTCTACCCATGGTGCCCGTAAAGGTCTTGCCGATACAGCGTTAAAAACAGCCGATTCTGGTTACTTAACACGTCGTCTTGTGGATGTTGCACAGGATGTAATTGTTCGCGAGGATGATTGTGGTACTGATAGAGGCTTATTAGTTGGTTCGCTAAAAGAAGGTACAGAAATAATTGAAACATTAGAAGAGCGATTAATTGGCCGTTATGCACGAAAAGCAATAAAACATCCTGAAACTGGCGAAGTTCTTGTTGCTGAAAATGGGTTAATTACTGAAGATTTATCGAGGGAAATCGTGAATGCAGGAATTGAAGAGGTATGGATCCGTTCGGCATTTACATGTAATACACGTCACGGTGTTTGTAAAAAATGTTATGGACGTAACTTGGCAACTGGTCAGGAAGTTGAAGTGGGTGAAGCAGTTGGTATTATCGCTGCGCAATCTATCGGGGAACCAGGTACACAGTTAACGATGCGTACATTCCATACTGGTGGGGTTGCCGGAGACGATATTACACAAGGTTTACCTCGTATTCAAGAGTTGTTTGAAGCACGTAATCCAAAAGGACAGTCAACAATTTCAGAAATTGATGGTGTTGTCGTTTCAATTACTGAAGGTAGAGACCGTCAACAAGAAATTTCGGTTCAAGGCGATGTTGAAACTCGGACGTATAACGCACCTTATACATCACGCCTAAAAGTTGCCCTTAATAGCAGGGTAGAACGAGGACAAGAATTAACAGAGGGTTCAATTGATCCGAAAGAATTACTTAAAGTTCGTGATGTTAATTCTGTTCAA encodes:
- the rpoB gene encoding DNA-directed RNA polymerase subunit beta; the encoded protein is MTGQLVQYGRHRQRRSFARISEVLELPNLIEIQTSSYQWFLDEGLREMFQDISPIEDFAGNLSLEFIDYSLGEPKYSVEECKERDVTYSASLRVKVRLVNKETGEVKDQDVFMGDFPLMTETGTFIINGAERVIVSQLVRSPSVYFNGKMDKNGKQGFGATVIPNRGAWLEYETDAKDVVYVRIDRTRKLPVTVLLRALGFGSDQEIIDLLGDNEYIRNTLEKDNTESTEKALLEIYERLRPGEPPTVENAKSLLVSRFFDPKRYDLANVGRYKINKKLHLKNRLFGQRLAETLADPETGEIIAEEGTTLDRRTLDKILPNLENGTGFKVYPQVGGVVEDDIVLQSIKIYAPIDDGEKIINVIGNANVDVSVKNITPADIISSISYFFNLLHGVGITDDIDHLGNRRLRSVGELLQNQFRIGLSRMERVVRERMSIQDINTITPQQLINIRPVIAAIKEFFGSSQLSQFMDQTNPLAELTHKRRLSALGPGGLTRERAGMEVRDVHYSHYGRMCPIETPEGPNIGLINSLSSYAKVNPYGFIETPYRRVDPETGKLTDHIDYLTADEEDNYIVAQANSRIADDGSFVDDEVIARFRGENTAFKRDRIDYMDVSPKQVVSAATACIPFLENDDSNRALMGANMQRQAVPLMQPEAPIVGTGMEHVSAKDSGAAVICKHDGIVEHVEAREIWVRQVKDVDGQEVKGDLNKYRLQKFIRSNQGTCYNQRPIVSVGDRVTKGEVLGDGPSMEKAELALGRNVLVAFMTWDGYNYEDAIIMSERLVKDDVYTSIHIEEYESEARDTKLGPEEMTRDIPNVGEDALRNLDERGIIRVGAEVKDGDLLVGKVTPKGVTELTAEERLLHAIFGEKAREVRDTSLRVPHGGEGIVLDVKVFNREDGDELPPGVNQLVRVYIVQKRKIHQGDKMAGRHGNKGVISRILPEEDMPFLPDGTPVDIMLNPLGVPSRMNIGQVLELHLGMAARYLGIHVATPVFDGATEEDVWETIEEAGMANDAKTILYDGRTGEPFDNRVSVGIMYMIKLAHMVDDKLHARSTGPYSLVTQQPLGGKAQFGGQRFGEMEVWALEAYGAAYTLQEILTVKSDDVVGRVKTYEAIVKGENVPEPGVPESFKVLIKELQSLGMDVKILSSDDQEIEMRDLEDEDDVNQADTLNIAPESREESEIVASKE
- the rpoC gene encoding DNA-directed RNA polymerase subunit beta', with the translated sequence MIDVNNFEYMKIGLASPDKIRSWSFGEVKKPETINYRTLKPEKDGLFCERIFGPQKDWECHCGKYKRVRYKGVVCDRCGVEVTRSKVRRERMGHIELAAPVSHIWYFKGIPSRMGLVLDMSPRALEEVIYFASYVVTETGDTPLEKKQLLSEKEYRAYREKYGNKFQASMGAEAVKKLLQDIDVNKEVDMLKEELKTAQGQRRTRAIKRLEVLEAFRHSGNEPDWMILDVLPVIPPELRPMVQLEGGRFATSDLNDLYRRVINRNNRLKRLLDLGAPSIIVQNEKRMLQEAVDALIDNGRRGRPVTGPGNRPLKSLSHMLKGKQGRFRQNLLGKRVDYSGRSVIVVGPSLKMYQCGLPKEMALELFKPFVMKELVEKGLAHNIKSAKRKIERVQPEVWDVLEEVIREHPVLLNRAPTLHRLGIQAFEPTLVEGRAIRLHPLVCTAYNADFDGDQMAVHVPLSAEAQAEARLLMLAAQNILNPKDGKPVVTPSQDMVLGNYYLTLEREGAVGEGKIFKDINEALLAYQNGYVHLHTRIAVHASSVNNQTFTEEQKTKLLITTVGKLIFNEILPESFPYMNEPTKMNLEEKTPEKYFVDTDVDVKEHISKQPVIKPFIKKFLGNIIAEVFKRFQITETSKMLDRMKDLGFKYSTKAGITVGVADIVVLGEKEHILTDAQSKVDNVMKQFRRGLITEDERYDRVISIWSAAKDTIQGKLMESLDKRNPIFMMSDSGARGNASNFTQLAGMRGLMANPAGRIIELPIKSSFREGLTVLEYFISTHGARKGLADTALKTADSGYLTRRLVDVAQDVIVREDDCGTDRGLLVGSLKEGTEIIETLEERLIGRYARKAIKHPETGEVLVAENGLITEDLSREIVNAGIEEVWIRSAFTCNTRHGVCKKCYGRNLATGQEVEVGEAVGIIAAQSIGEPGTQLTMRTFHTGGVAGDDITQGLPRIQELFEARNPKGQSTISEIDGVVVSITEGRDRQQEISVQGDVETRTYNAPYTSRLKVALNSRVERGQELTEGSIDPKELLKVRDVNSVQEYLLKEVQKVYRMQGVEIGDKHIEVMVRQMLRKVRVINAGDTDVLPGSLLDIHQFTDANEKAILEGKLPATGRPVLLGITKASLETDSFLSAASFQETTRVLTDAAIKGKRDELLGLKENVIIGKLVPAGTGMQRYRKAEPVVPTVEDEHVIVE